Part of the Macadamia integrifolia cultivar HAES 741 unplaced genomic scaffold, SCU_Mint_v3 scaffold_44A, whole genome shotgun sequence genome is shown below.
aaaaagaagcaaagaggGTTAAGGCCTTGGAGGGTAATGCGACTAAAGGTTcctctaaattttttttgataaagaaaaacaatgcaaaaaacccaaatacctgaaaggaaagaagatgaggaTGGAAGAGGAGACATCGTCTATCAAAACAAGCGACGCACAACGAAAACTCTCCGTCGTGGTGGTGGGATACAAATGACCATGAGTGTAAGAGTGATGACAACCACCAACAGAAGTTGCTTGGGATCAAAACTATCATCCACCACCTCTGAGCAAAAGAGTTTCCCACCCATTCCCTGCACTTCCAAGGGACAAAAGAGTTTTCACTTGGAAAGAAATGCAGTGAAGGGTTCATGACTCCTTAGATCttatttctaatttcattgTCTAGACTCTAGAGTCAATCTTAACTCTGGAAAATTAGTATAGTAGTTTCCTAGTAAATTCCAATCTTAATTAGCAGATGAAACATATTGGTTTGACGTTACATCAtctttattgatttgatttaaaaaaaaacaaaacaaaaaaggccATTCAACACCTTCTCATGACCATTCACTTACTACGATATGTAATTTTCAAGTGTGATTATTGCCCGAGGACCATGATGTTCACAATTGTATCTGATAATTTTTCCAAGTCAATGTCGACTCtagaaaatgaaattgaaaataacaTCTCATCTGCCCATTCACTGCATTTCTCCTATCACTAGCAAGGTGGCTTTTGGCTTCCATCATTGATTCTTGTTTAGCAAAAAATCTCACAAAAAGACAAGCAATGTGTGGGGATTGAGAGACCATTATGAAGTACTATAGCCTATGTATATACAATTGTGGGCCTATCTGCTAGAGCTATATATTCTCCCAACTagttacttttctttctctcttttctttttttcatttttttttttaggggagtGGGGATGGAGAGGGGGTGAATGATTAATTTATTCAACAATTAATCAAAGAATTCTTTCCTCCACCCCCTAATTGGAGGAAAGaataataaagaagaataagaaagaaaaagtaaaaaattgatGGAGAAAACTCCATAACAAAACAACTGTCTATCTCTATAGCTGAATCGAGctataagaaaaatcaaaagagaatACAAAATGATACAAAGAACTCATCAAAACAGTTAATTAGGCACGGGGCTaactctgagaagatcaaaaTTACTACTCCACTCCTTGATCAATTGGATTTCAAGGAAGTAGGGCTTTTTGTGGAAGAGGATGATTGACTTCTTCTGGTTTACAatctaattgaaaaaaaaaaaatgatctatGTGAGGTATTCAGCccttaggattttttttttttttcaagacatttgtattagaaaaaaaaaaaaaaaatgaacagagaagaaaaatacaaacTAGAAAGACCAAATACTCAAACACCGAGACTAACTCCTCCCACCTACAGCATTGCCATCAAGAGGATCTAACAATTTACTTTATATAAAAGAacaattgaagagagagagagagagagagagagagagagagagagagagagagagagagagagaaataagctCTCAGAGTCTGATCCGAGCTACCAGAGCTCATTTTCTTTCTAGAGCTTCTACGACCCATTCCACACCCAGGTTCTTGAGTCAAAGAGGTCCACTGGATTGGGAGTACAACAGCAGCAAGAAAGAAAGtgtaataaaatggaaaaaaattggcTGCTACCTGGGCTTGGTTGAACTTTTACTggcaaccaaagaaatggaataattcaccttCCTTTTTGGGTCCACAAATATCTTCCTATGTTATAGTATTTTGAAATATACCTCTCAAGATTCTATATCTTTTGCTGCCAAAAGAAAGATGCATCTACTTAATTGCAATCCGGGCAACAGTCAAATTTTGTTCTTACAAAACGGTCTTGATGGGCCTATTGGCAAATCCTTCTACGACCAAGACTGACTTCAATGTTATTCCTGGTCGAAGGGCCACCTTGACAGTCACCTCCCTTGCCCCCGTGGGAGAACCATTTCCAATTTTCCATTTAACATAATATGCACCAAGTCTCTATAGTCAAGTATTTTCTAATGAATCAACAATCCACTAATTTTTTGATAGTCCATATAGAGTCTGCTCTCAAGTATCTACAGTATCCCCATCTTACCCACAAGCTATTTTTCCTTAAAGACAATTCTTCAAAATAAGATTCATAATGGAAGCTTTGTTGATATCCTTCACTCTTCTTAAGTTGAGACCATGTTTATGGAAAGGCAAGCAATCAAACTCTTTCCcaactaaggctctctttggtatgatttctatttgtatttattaaatattttttagaaattattcatgagaataaattatggaccacaaatagtattcgtttggttactattaataaaatatattatataatgagaaaataggtttcaagtttcaccttcaactttgagcttcgagggagagagatgataggattttgggtttttatttgaaaagtataaaacatactgaaATTACCtatttacctttgattttgagtagtttagcacatgTGCTCATTTTAGGTAAcctaaaaatcaatataaatgatttgttgccacaaatcacaaatatcttgagagtaatttgtgatttgtgatttattctaatttattataaatagaaataagtgctataaattataccaaacacttataaaaatagaaataagtcaaacaAATACATTTATCATCAATATCTTTTAGaagaaaataatacataagGGATTTGATCTTCTCAATAACACCTTTATGAAAAGGCAATCAAGCTCTTTCCCAACTAATTGTGTGGAAGAATTTATTATCATCAATatctttcaaaagaaaataattcaatgggattttattttcttaatatcaTCCCTACCGAAAGTATGAAGTGCATTGAATATGTAATAGTCTTGTAAGTGACCTTGCCAAAACTGTATGGAAGCTTTCATATTTATCAAGGGAAAAGTTATGGATCAGTCAAGTAGGTGATCATTCGATGTTACAGTATTGCACCTAATATCAAATGCTACTATTCCTAGAATGATGCTAGCAATGTGCTTTCACTAGAGTAAACAAATGAAAACAgtatttcttttaaaaattctaaaaaagtgACCAGCCATCTCATTAAGTGTAAAATTTTACAAGTTTCAGTAAAAGTCTAATATTAGTGTCTTGCTACTAAGTTTTTGGGATCTAGCTGGTGGCAATGGAGAAGGTGAGATCCTAAATTTTTATGGGATATTTTTCGTATCTGTCTAAGTATGCGTATGCTTAGACGTTAAAtctaatataatatatatatatatatatatataaaaggtgaGATCCTAAATTTTTATGGGatatttttcctaaatttttaTGGGATATTTTTCATATCTGTCTAAGTATGCGTATGCCTAGAAGTTAaatctaataataatatatatatatatatataaccaaaaATAAATNNNNNNNNNNNNNNNNNNNNaaaaaaaaaaaaaaaactcatgtcACAGACATAATTTTGATGAAGTGGCCCATATTTTATTTAAGTATTGTATTTCATGTTCAAATTTAATACACTAATCCTTTATGGGGTTCAACTGATACCAAATAAAAGtttcaaagaaaggaaaaaagaatctaatAATACATTTGCGGAGATAACTCCTGTTGATCTTGTTCTCATGGAGTCTTTATCTGTTTATGATTAGTTGGAGACAGTACATTCAGTAGGGACAGTACCATTAAATCGTTTTGTATCAGTACAGTAGTTATAGATCATGTAATTATCCTGCACCCATTTCAGCTTTGCCTGACTTGCTGAATCCAGCTGCTGTGTGTACCATGAACTATTGTTTGATGAATAGAAGGAAGAATTGAAACCTCCACAAGTAGTACCATTAGACATAATACAGGCATATGTAGTGAAGTTCCTATAGGCAGCTATGAATGGAGCTTGGCTCCAATCAATCTTGACTTTCCCACCTTCTGTTGCCCAACTATCTCCATCCCAGATGCTAGCATAGACTTTCATGACTTGTTTGTTTGGGTAGGGAACCCCACTTGTCTCCAAATTCTTAAACTCTCTAATTGGAGTTCCATCCACAGAGAAGCTGAAAcatcaaacaaaaccaaacagaTGAGAATTACAGGGAACCACGAAAATCGGTTCTTACAATTCTTTCTAGGCATCACTATGCGgctatgcctagtgaagtataacaCTTTACTATTTGCCGCTTGGTAGTACATGGGTTGGTCGATGTGATAGAGGACTATATATACATCTCAATGgccaaattttagtccaaaataAGCAAGGAAAGTCGTTCAAACtctgattcaaagttttagtaaaattaccaaaaagtcatcaaatgaagatgaatataaaatacaacATGGTAtgccttttttaatttttttgtaattttaactACTTCTTCTATCCGATCATTTAAACTGAAATTATACCGATGAGATGTTTTCCTGATCGTCTATCACATGAACAAACCCATGGATTGCCATATGGCAAATAGTGAAGAGTTATATTTCACTAGGTATAGTGATGTGTAAGAAAACCAAAATGGTAAGAAAAGCCCAAAATTTAATGGCTTTGTATGGGTGGATGAGGGTGTTTACAGGACGTATTGTGGGTTCCAGAGGAAGGAGTAAGTGTGGAAATCTGCAGTTGGGTCAAACCACATATAGAACTGCTGTTCTCTATTTCCTTTGCCTTGAGTGATCACATTGGTGTGAACAGTATAAGGTTGTCCACTTAGATTCCCCAAGAACTCAAAGTCTAACTCATCCCAATATTGCCCTTGAGAAGATAACTGCAACCCAATGAAACATTTAGTTTAGTCAAGATCATTAAGAAAGAATTAGTGAAAAGATGAAATTTTATTGAGGAGGAAGAGATGAAAATGGGAGCTAGCTTACAAAGTATGTAGTGACAGTGCCAGCAGAGTTGTTAGGAACAAGTTTGATCTGCATATCAATCTTCCCAAACAGAAAATCCCTCTTGGATTGGACACCAGACCCAGAACTATTGTCAAGAGACAAAGTGAGAAGCTCCCCATTGTTAAGTATCTTAGTTCTATTCCCACCCCAACTGGTATCAAAGTCTAGATAGAAATTGTTAGCTGAAGCAACCATTAAGAAGCTAAGTAGTACAGCTGCAGGCACTAACATTGCTGAAATagtagaagaagatgaagccaTGGAGAATTAAATCCTATGTGGGTTTTGAATTTAGATGGTTCTTTGCTTTGGAGAGCATCTTATTTATAGTGACGAAGCTAGCTAAGGTCTTCTGAAAGGAAAGGTATAAGAAGGTTCTGTGACTTCTATGAGTCTTTCTTTAAGGTGATGaagtagaagtagaagaagaagaagattgagcTGTGTCCAGATGGTTATTGAAGGACAAGACTTAAAAAGAGTTTTTGAATTGAAGTTAAATGTTTAATATCACCTACTCAATACCAGCTGGGGACGTGCACTTTAATTAATACATCTCTTTGGGGCCATAATCAATCCAAGTTGCAAGCTTAATTGACTTTAACATAGATAAAATAGGAACAAAGTTGGAAAATTGGGGTATTATAATAAAGAGGTATGTTGCCATTCTCTATTGCCAAAATGAAAATCGTGCCCAATGAGTGGAGAATAGAATATAATTTGGGTCTTGTTTGGTGTAACCACCATTGGTTACACAAACGAGGTATTTTGGGTTATGAAAAGATTAACGATTTTGTCTCCTATGAAATGGGGTTTTTGTTTCTTGTGTGCCACATAGGATGATGACGACTTATTCTCACCAATAATATCAAGAttatttcaaatattttattggttttgattgaagaaggaaaaattacatgattatttaaaaaaCGGGTTTATGTTTACCAAATTAtccacataatatttttttaaccaaataattcaaaacaaagagaactattaattataaaattatCCAAAACAATATTCTTTCTTGTCCCACTATTTTTGATACATTTTTTCCATGACTATCACATCACCTTTCCTTGGCCATTGTCGACGAGAAAGCACTGATGAAGATCACGTTCATCGGAAAACCTGGCCACTATTTTCTAGTACTTATCTTAagcacccctctctctctctctctctagtgaTGTTCAGAGGGAATCTCCCTACTTCAAACAAGAAGATTGAtcccactctctctcctcttccaatTAGTCATataatttgaagaagaagaaagggtttTGGGGCCCTTAGGCTTTAAACGGCCCTTCGGAATCAGCTCACAAATGGAAGTGAAGGAATACAAGATATCATACCTTCAATATTTAGATCATTCATGTTTTTTGGGGCATTGGTattctaaatttttatttggttgtatGAAGTAAGTATAGATTTTTAATAAATGTAAAATGTTAATGTTTCTTCATGTTTTTGTAGCCAATGCGGCTCTTTGTGGGAATCCATATAATCGCCCTCATATTCATCTTTCCACACGGTAAAAGACTCAtggtttcttctgtttttttttgggtggggtggggtggggtggggtggggggatgTAATTTCCCGTGGTTTTAAATATTGCATCAGTATGTATCacatattattttgatttttaattgtGGTTTTATTCCTCAGTTACAAGGTCCTTTGTTATTTAGTTTTTAATACGCAACAATAAGTATCCCATATCACTCCACATGAAGAAACTGTGTTATAGAAcatttatagttttattttaaaaaagtgCAATTAAATATCTACATCTACAAGTGTGTTTTGTTGTAGAGAACCAAGTTGTTGACATAACTAGTTAAATTCGCATTTTACATCTTAATTATACCTTAGAAAACCATTTTCATTGTTTTATGTACTTGGAGATGTATGGTGTGGCCGTATGTTGACGCAATCTTCGGCTTTGTGCAAATGAATACAACCCAAAACAATACATATCTGAAATAAATAATAGTTACTATGGAGAAGGATGGGCACATTGCTCACATGCAGTAAGTTAGGGGGAGTACTAGTGATCTTGTAACTTGGATGAGAACAAGATTGGACATGCTCTCTTTCCCTTCGATCGGTTTGGAATTGCGTAGCATGTTCTCTTCCTTTTTGGTTTGGAATTGGGTGGCACCAATGGGGGTGCGGGATGTGGCATCATAAAGGAGGGATAGAGGTCATTTCAAATAGGGGGTAAGAGAGAGACAAACACAACGTGCACTAGCATGCAGGTGGTGTCCCAGCCTTTTCCCTAGTTACTAGTATGTGTCATGCCATTTAGTTTTATTTTGTGAAGCTGAAGAGGCGAAAGATTCCAATAATATGGCAATTCGGCCATtgaatatttaaaaacaaaaatgatctTTATTGACCACATTACATTTCAACCTCTAATTTAGTCCTTTACCCTCCCATACATAccaaccatttttattttaatttgtttgttGGCAAGCTTTACTTGGACTGAATtttacatcttcttctttttttttttttttttttttggtgttggtgggggtgggggggatcAATGTCCCTCTTGTCTGTCAAGAAATTTCTAACATTCTATTTGAACTAAAACTTGATGTAAGAATAGGAGACCTTGGGATTAAATGGTCCATGCACGTACTAGGAAGAACTTGCTCCTTATATATTGTAGGCAATGGAAATTGACAAGTTATGGAGGCCGATAGCAGGGCTCCTAAATTTTGCTTATCTGATTGCTCAAAAACACAACTAGCCCGAGATTTAGGTTGCTCTTACTCCATTTCTAATTTCTCCACATCCAACTACTTGAAATTTGGATAACTTTCTTTATATATGATCATGCATATACACACTAACAAACACAACgtatactgatttttttttttaatatggagatgataaaattaatttattgtttttggATTTATGTCTTAGATAATGACGTTCTTATAAATATAAATGTTTTGAGACACAATCCACTATATGAGAACAATACTTGATCGTCCCGCAAATAACATTTGGGAAAGGGTTCTTTGATCCTCGGGTGTACATTGCGCTTTCTCACTTGAATTtatgttatttaaaaaaaaaaaattaatgtgaGGGGGTTCAGATTTTAGAGTACACTCCCTTGCTCAGAGAATCCTCTTCCATAAAATTTATTGGTGGAATGGGCTTAGACTCaacaatccaaaacccaaaatgaatTGGGCTTTGACTGGGCTTGACTTCCTAGAGTTAGAATGGGTTCAGGCCACCCGCAAGCCCTCCTGCAGTCCTTACATATTATACAAAGTAGGCTTTACAagggctctctttggtatgatttctatttatatttattattttttataaattatttatgataataaattatggaccacaaatggTATTCGTTtgattactatttataaaatagattatataatgagaaaataggtttcaagtTTCACTTTTAGCTTTGAGCTTCAAGCGAGGGGGGTGAtcagatttgggattttttattggaaaagtataaaacatactgaagttatctatttacctttgattttaagtattttagcacacatgctcatttaaggtagagccaaaatcaacataaatgatttgtggccacaaatcacaaatagcttaagagtaatttgtgatttttgatttattctaatttattataaatagaaataagtgttataaattataccaacacttgtaaaaatagaaataagtcaaataaatacaaatagaaatcaaaccaaagagagcctagatgaatgcattttatttatttaaaaaaaaattcagtatccagatttttttttggtgggcgggggagggggggggaattACAATGCAAGCCCTGAAGTTCTGTGAATTCCCATTTAGCCAGGGGATGGGCTTTGCCATTTCTAAACATAGGGcatggcccaaaaaaaaaaatgtagggaAATATGGTGGATTAAATGATATATGATAGCTCCGATTTCAGAATTTAGGGGCGTCATGAAATTTAAGACCCACATGATATTTTTGATGAATTAATATGCATGTTTGCTAAGTTTAATTTAGATATGTTGAGGAAGTTTATGCTTCCAATAACTGTCTTAGtaccaaaaaaattcccatAACTTCAAAATGCAAGGAAAAAACAACCCAAACAGAGAAAGGAACATTCTATCTCCAAAGAAGAGGCGAATGAATAATTTTGACATTGATATGTAATAAATATATCAATCACAAAATTCTAGCTAATTCTCTTTTTAAGCCTTAATTTTCCTATGATGAACAAGTTTACACCATGTTACAAataagtaagagagagagagagagagagagagagagagagagagagagagagagagagagagagagagagagagagagagagagagagagaagagagagagagagagagagagaaaaaccaaacatcacccccccccaaaaaaaaaaaaaaaattattgccaAATCCAATCTTCGGTTCAGCCCAAATTTGATAGGTTGATGCGTCCTTTGGACCTCCATTATTCTCCTTGCTTTTGAATTGCTTGGAAGGGAATAGAAATAACAGGAAGGAAAATTATAAATGAACTACAACAAAAATTTATTGGGAATGAGTACAAATATTTTAATGAACTATATTGGAATGATGGAATATCTAGTAGTAAGCTTTAGGTGGTGGAGGGGAACTATAGTAGTATGAACGGGGTGATGGTGGAGTTGGGGAATgccatggaggaggaggtgaAGGTGATGGTGGGGGAGGTGATTTGTATAGATAAGGTGAAGGAGGTGATGGTGAAGGTGGTGGTGGGGATTTGTAGTAGTAGGGAGgaggtggtgatggtgatggtgatggtgatggaggGGATGGCGATTTATAATAGTATGGAGAAGGAGGTGATAGTGAGGGCGGAGGTGGGGAGGTGATGATGGTGATACAAAATGGTAGGGAGGAGGTGGTGATGGAGATGGTGGTGGGGGTGATTTGTAATAATAGGGATGGGGGTGATGGGGATGGAGGAGGTGGTTATTTATAGTAGCATGAAGGTGGAGGTGATGGTGACATTGGTGGTGGAGGAGATTTGTAAAAGTATGGAGGTGGTGGTGAGGGAGATGGAGGAGGTGGTGACTTGTAGACATATGAAGAAGGTGGTGACGAtgatggtggaggtggaggtggaggtggaggtggaggtggagacTTATACAagtatggaggaggaggaggtgaggCTGAAGGTGGAGGTGGTGACTAGTACAAGTATGGAGGGGGAGGCGATGgagatggtggaggtggtgACTTATACAAGTATGGAGGGGGAGGTGAtggagatggtggtggtggtgactTATACAATAATGGAGGAGAAGGTGATGGTGAAGGTGGAGGTGGTGACTGATACAAGTATGGAGGGGGAGGGGCAGACTTATACAAGTCTGAAGGAGGAGGTGAGGCtaaaggtggtggtggtgactTATACAAGTATGGAGGGGGAGGTGATgtagatggtggtggtggtgactTATACAAGTATGGAGGATGTGATGGTGAAGGTGGAGGTGGTGACTTATACAAGTAGGGAGGGGGAGGTGAtggagatggtggtggtggtgactTATACAAGAACGGAGGAGgaggtgatggtgatggtgatggtgaagGTGGAGGTGGTGATTTATACAAGAACGGAGGAGGAGGTGATggtgaaggtggtggtggtgactAATACAAATAGGGAGGGGGAGGTGACGGTGAAGGTGGAGGTGGTGACTTATACAAGTATGGAGGGGgaggtgatggtgatggtggtggtggtgactTACACAAATAGGGAGGGGGAGGTGATggtgaaggtggtggtggtgatttgTAATAGTATGGAGGGGGAGGTGATGGGGAGGGTGGAGGTGGAGACGGTGATGAAGGTGGTGGCGATTTATAATAATATTGAGGTAATGGTGATGGTGGAGGCGGTGACTTATAGTAATATGGTgttagaggagaagaagatggaggtggtggtgatTTGTAGTAATACAGTGGTCGAGATTTGTGACCATATGGAAGCAGAAGAGATTTCCCAGGCTTTTCATCTGCTACAGCAATGGTGGCTATCAAGCAAACTACCAAAGCATAAACTAGGCGAGGCCAAGGGGGTGCCATGGCTGTAGGctgaaaagaagaggaaactACCTCTGAATGGCTTGGAATGAGAGGCCATTCCCCAGTTTATATAGTGATCCCTTCAATCATTGTGCACAAGGAGGTACATTTGTTTAATGGATTAGAAAGTTTCCAACTAGTGCAGATCTTCATTTCATTCATCCCGCTAACTAAACTGGTTGGTGTGAGTACAGTTTTTCTGATAACCTTATCTAATATTATACCCTAACCACATCTAGTAGGAATAGCTCTTGCCTTATAGAGTCAATTCCATTCATATCTCCCAAGTCTGAAATTAGGGCAAGGTGACTGCCCATATGGAACCTATAATGGGAGCACCGTCAggctaaggatgtgaatttgtaatcgaaaccatttaccgaaaccaaaccgatcagTTTACACCAAAAccgtaaaaccgtttagtaaatggtgcggttatggttttgagtttcaggccgattagctaaacgggttaggtcggttttaaccgtggaacccgttggtttcaaatcgaattgaaacaGTTTAAACCGAACTGTTTAAAAACGTTTAAACCGAACTGTTTAAAaacgtttaaaccgatccgattaatccttataacaattaaataaagaaggggcagtaatccatataacaattaacaattaaattaagtgcccatcctgctttggtatgatttattacaatgCAGTTCAaatttaggctttagatcatgaacttgtaatccatatatgttactatgttattatgttatcatttatggatttggatgttgtatgatattagttctaaatgtttgagaatgaccatgcaaagaaataacactagattatcaaattaagacataccatagttaatatagaatctcttatttgtggttgccaattattttttgataagcttacgatcttcagtttagagatgattgcaagttataacaaaccgattgtgaaccgttttacaaaccgtatggaataaacggaaaccgaaatcgtttaaaaccgtgaaaccgacaccgtttagaaaccgtggaaacagaaaccgtttactaaatggtcacgGTTTCAAAATgtggaaccatttagtaaatggtgcggttatggttttagtcaaataaatgtgaaccgaaccgaaccgatccacaccatttaaaccgaaatcgaaccgattaacacccttatgtCAGGCTACACTAAAATAGCCGAACAGGCCGGAATGCTCCGAAATTTCGTGATGTAAATAACCCGGGGGTAGACATTATCAGAAGGCTTGCATTCTGTAACACCATCTCTCAtatttagaagaagaagaattttcgGATATTATTAGAAACAAATCTTGGTCCTTCAGATGATCATTAGGGACTTTTGTAGTGAAGTGACAGTTAAATGTGGTGGCAAATCCATCACATTTGCTTCTCTACCTCTTGATGGTGGTTGTCCCTTGTGTTTCTTCCCGGCTGAGTAATGACTTTCTGTTTCGGGCTTTCTGAGCCGATCTAATGGGGGTTGAACCGTTGAAGTCCTCTTGTGTTCGTGGGTCTCTCCTTGTTGGGTTTCTTTCTCGTCTCTATAtaatcttttcctttcttttgcaaTAAATTTTGTTtaactatccaaaaaaaattaaaaaattaaaatctagGAGGTGTTGGTCTTACCATATAGACCTAAGACTTCATTGAGTGGTGGAGAAattaatcttttaattaataACAGATGAATGTGTAATCTTTGGTTCTCAGACTCCATTGTTTTGTTTGGGTCAATAGACAGCCCGTGTGTGTTACAATTGTTATGTAATTATCTGAAAAGTGGTTAGCTTTGTTTAATGCTCAAATATTCTACCTTGAATAGGAGATTTTTATGTATTATTTTCTATGTAAAATTTAACTGCATATTACATTAGTAAGTCAAATATTCAATGTCGGATCAAGAAAGTGATTACCATTATATTGATAAGAAAATATCTAATAACATATGTATTCTAATCCTCTCCAGCGCGGGAGAGCGCCAGCCACATCCAGCGGCAGGGAGCCCCTTGGGGTGCACACCCAGGTGTTGGGGTGCATGCTAGAGCTCTCTTCCGCGCTGGA
Proteins encoded:
- the LOC122071667 gene encoding xyloglucan endotransglucosylase/hydrolase protein 24-like; this encodes MASSSSTISAMLVPAAVLLSFLMVASANNFYLDFDTSWGGNRTKILNNGELLTLSLDNSSGSGVQSKRDFLFGKIDMQIKLVPNNSAGTVTTYFLSSQGQYWDELDFEFLGNLSGQPYTVHTNVITQGKGNREQQFYMWFDPTADFHTYSFLWNPQYVLFSVDGTPIREFKNLETSGVPYPNKQVMKVYASIWDGDSWATEGGKVKIDWSQAPFIAAYRNFTTYACIMSNGTTCGGFNSSFYSSNNSSWYTQQLDSASQAKLKWVQDNYMIYNYCTDTKRFNGTVPTECTVSN